Proteins found in one Brachyspira murdochii DSM 12563 genomic segment:
- a CDS encoding bifunctional 5,10-methylenetetrahydrofolate dehydrogenase/5,10-methenyltetrahydrofolate cyclohydrolase, whose translation MILDGRELSKSIKENIKKDVETLQKKPRIDFIYFDDDKSTEVYFTRAKKQAESVGMIGSLHNLPVSTTEEDFLTLIEYLNKEKETSGIMIQMPLPKHISKKRVYETISVEKDADAISHINLGRILMGENDLAPCTAKSAMALIEKSGINIEGANAVVIGRSEIVGKPLAHLLLQKSATVTIAHSKTKNLKEICKNADILCVSIGKSEFITGDYIKENAVVIDIGINVMEDGSLKGDVNFEEASKIASSITPVPNGVGSVTVAMLLSNVLYLHKKYNNI comes from the coding sequence ATGATATTAGACGGAAGAGAACTATCAAAAAGTATAAAAGAAAATATTAAAAAAGATGTAGAAACGCTTCAAAAAAAACCAAGAATAGACTTTATATATTTTGATGATGATAAGTCAACAGAAGTATATTTTACAAGAGCCAAAAAGCAGGCGGAAAGTGTAGGAATGATAGGTTCTCTTCATAATCTGCCGGTAAGTACTACAGAAGAAGATTTTCTTACTTTAATAGAATATTTAAATAAAGAAAAAGAAACAAGCGGAATAATGATACAAATGCCTCTGCCTAAACATATAAGCAAAAAGAGAGTATATGAAACTATATCAGTAGAAAAAGATGCTGATGCTATATCACATATTAATTTGGGAAGGATATTGATGGGAGAAAATGATTTAGCTCCTTGCACAGCAAAAAGTGCAATGGCTTTAATAGAAAAATCGGGCATAAATATAGAAGGTGCAAATGCTGTTGTAATAGGAAGAAGTGAGATAGTAGGAAAACCTTTAGCTCATTTACTTCTTCAAAAATCTGCTACTGTAACAATAGCTCATTCAAAAACTAAAAATTTAAAAGAGATTTGCAAAAATGCTGATATATTATGCGTATCAATAGGAAAATCAGAGTTTATTACTGGAGATTATATTAAAGAAAATGCTGTTGTTATAGATATAGGTATTAATGTAATGGAAGACGGATCTTTAAAAGGTGATGTAAACTTTGAAGAGGCTTCAAAAATAGCTTCAAGTATTACACCTGTACCTAATGGGGTTGGAAGTGTAACTGTAGCTATGCTTTTAAGTAATGTGCTTTATCTTCATAAGAAATATAATAATATATAA
- a CDS encoding tetratricopeptide repeat protein yields MIKKIIILFLITFLYASAEKRIIIFETSYSNNYTLYAVNDLVRKNIFLYSDFDIVPNDNIKADNYKSIKSKIKELTLINNADVSVTYDILRYKNEFILNYVIFDKSKSDMWLEKRLYSKEDKLFESINQMLKDIYDYTSVHNDKVYIKEDEYISLIGYYSQKIYESEDSKNTYDMFFNFYKDNIYFNIDYLEYLIFRSDRTAVDNIKIMTDNMNKKLDKNNHYYLSALGDYYYSRYKVNVIPDDIELSIENYIKAIEAKKNNYIYYKKLASAYILKNDYENAAKSYNRAIEIYDKDIALIKDAVYLLKRDMNKNGNIVIEYLKKIIDVNKNDDEALESLAQIYDTLGDKYNSEIYYNKLLDAVNYNLYIINNESPNPILYDKYMKKRNEVSKKLNSFK; encoded by the coding sequence ATGATAAAAAAAATTATTATTTTATTTTTAATTACTTTTTTGTACGCTTCAGCAGAGAAAAGAATTATTATATTTGAAACTTCTTACTCTAATAATTATACTCTATATGCTGTAAATGACCTTGTAAGGAAGAATATATTTTTGTATTCTGATTTTGATATAGTTCCTAATGATAATATAAAAGCTGATAATTATAAATCAATAAAATCAAAAATTAAAGAGCTTACTTTGATAAACAATGCCGATGTTTCTGTAACCTATGATATATTAAGATATAAGAACGAGTTTATACTTAATTATGTGATTTTTGATAAAAGCAAATCTGATATGTGGCTTGAAAAGAGACTTTATTCTAAAGAGGATAAATTGTTTGAATCTATTAATCAAATGCTTAAAGATATATACGATTATACTTCTGTACACAATGACAAAGTATATATTAAAGAAGATGAATATATTTCTTTGATAGGCTACTATTCTCAAAAGATATATGAATCAGAAGACAGCAAAAATACTTATGATATGTTTTTTAATTTTTATAAAGACAATATTTATTTTAATATAGATTATTTGGAATATTTAATATTTAGAAGTGATAGAACTGCAGTAGATAATATTAAAATAATGACTGACAATATGAATAAAAAACTTGATAAAAACAATCATTATTATTTATCAGCTTTGGGAGATTATTATTACAGCAGATATAAAGTTAATGTTATACCAGATGATATAGAGTTAAGTATAGAAAATTATATTAAGGCAATAGAGGCAAAAAAGAATAATTATATTTATTATAAGAAATTAGCAAGTGCCTATATATTAAAAAATGATTATGAGAATGCTGCTAAAAGTTATAATAGGGCTATAGAGATATACGATAAAGATATAGCTCTTATAAAAGATGCTGTATATTTGCTTAAAAGAGACATGAATAAAAACGGTAATATTGTAATAGAATATTTGAAAAAAATCATTGATGTAAATAAAAATGATGATGAGGCTTTAGAGAGTCTTGCTCAAATATATGATACTTTGGGAGATAAATATAATTCAGAGATATATTATAATAAACTTCTTGATGCTGTAAATTATAATCTCTATATTATTAATAACGAAAGTCCTAATCCTATATTATATGATAAATACATGAAAAAGCGAAATGAAGTATCAAAAAAGTTAAACAGCTTTAAATAA